From Candidatus Vondammii sp. HM_W22, one genomic window encodes:
- a CDS encoding CoB--CoM heterodisulfide reductase iron-sulfur subunit B family protein, producing the protein MAKKEYSFYPGCSSQSGASSSNYLKSVETMCEELDVTLNHIPDWNCCSASVGYAGGGELPRLVLSARNIALSEEHNANQDIVATCAACWLATREAGERLREDDDLLAETNEALAEAGLKLKNETPIRHMVEVLIEDIGYDAIGEKVKRPLEGIKVAGYVGCQTNRPFGIAGESFENPMYLDKLVETLGADPVKNYDKKVQCCGGALAFSEPEKSQEMIKGIIEAAYDSSADMIVTPCPVCQMNVEVYQDQINETHGTKFNIPVVYYSQMMDIAFGRSAADAALNGQAIKAKQLEEIAKK; encoded by the coding sequence ATGGCTAAGAAAGAGTACTCCTTCTACCCCGGATGTTCCTCACAGAGCGGAGCATCCTCATCCAACTACTTGAAGTCAGTAGAGACCATGTGTGAAGAATTGGATGTCACACTCAACCACATCCCTGACTGGAACTGCTGTTCCGCCTCCGTCGGCTATGCCGGCGGTGGTGAACTGCCTCGCCTGGTACTCTCTGCACGCAATATTGCCCTCTCCGAGGAACACAATGCGAACCAGGACATCGTCGCCACCTGCGCCGCCTGCTGGCTCGCTACCCGCGAAGCCGGTGAACGGCTGAGAGAGGACGATGACCTCCTGGCAGAGACCAATGAGGCACTGGCTGAAGCCGGGCTGAAACTAAAAAACGAAACCCCGATCCGCCATATGGTTGAAGTCCTGATCGAGGATATCGGTTACGATGCCATCGGCGAAAAGGTCAAGCGTCCGCTGGAAGGGATCAAGGTCGCCGGCTACGTCGGTTGCCAGACCAACCGTCCTTTCGGTATCGCGGGTGAGTCTTTCGAGAACCCGATGTACCTGGACAAGCTGGTAGAGACCCTGGGTGCAGACCCGGTAAAGAACTACGACAAAAAAGTGCAGTGCTGTGGTGGCGCCCTGGCCTTCTCCGAGCCTGAAAAGTCTCAGGAGATGATCAAAGGCATTATCGAAGCGGCTTACGACAGCAGCGCCGACATGATTGTCACACCTTGTCCTGTCTGCCAGATGAACGTTGAGGTCTATCAGGATCAGATCAATGAGACCCATGGCACCAAGTTCAACATCCCTGTGGTCTATTACAGCCAGATGATGGACATCGCCTTTGGCCGGTCTGCAGCTGATGCAGCCCTTAATGGTCAGGCTATCAAAGCCAAACAGCTGGAAGAGATTGCCAAGAAATAA
- a CDS encoding hydrogenase iron-sulfur subunit: MADEKKIAGYICTGCGIGERLDPSQLEMIATREGKMQSCKQHEMLCSQEGVKMISDGIANDGATHIMIAACSRRAKVEAFNFTGVAMSRANLREGVIWVRPDEDEHKETTQEMAEDYIRMACAEVKFMSKPNTSGEQTLNKNILVVGGGVTGMSAALDAAAAGYPVNLVEKTGALGGHVANYYKTIPSRSPYADPQDTGIEQMIADIEANDSITVHLNSTVAKTAGAPGRFSVDIATESGATNTVSIGAIIQASGFNLYDPSELAQYNYSNSADIVTNGELEQLAKAADGGPIKRPSDGKEVTAVAFVQNVGQNSTEEGQLPYHSGIGDLIAIKQAMYFKELNGNCDTTILFDNLRAPGAVGEDFYRAGQEKMVTFSKGEVSEIVPGDTLTVKFKDLILNEETSMDADLVVLDVGMVPNSGPDPYAEPMEVEEGKKTEEAAEAAAPEVTVDSILNLDYRQGTDLPHLKHGFTDSHFICFPYETRRTGIYAAGPLRRPMDIRQARDDAAGAAMKAIQAAENAGQGQAAHPRAGDLSFPSFRKEGCTQCKRCTVECPFGAINEDEKGYPLFNESRCRRCGTCMGACPVRVISFENYSIDTVGQQIKAVEVPEEWDEKPRILVLACENDAYPALDQASMNGIEINPWARIIPVRCLGSVNLSWITDSLNNGYDGIVLLGCSKGDDYQCHFVRGSAMAHERMSKVGDTLQTLNLEPERVEVYEVAITDVERAPKLINDMAETVAKIGLSPFKF, encoded by the coding sequence ATGGCTGATGAGAAAAAAATTGCCGGATACATCTGCACCGGCTGTGGTATCGGCGAACGCCTTGACCCCAGTCAGCTGGAGATGATCGCTACCCGTGAAGGCAAGATGCAGAGTTGCAAACAGCATGAGATGCTCTGCAGCCAGGAAGGGGTGAAAATGATCAGCGATGGTATCGCTAATGATGGTGCTACTCACATCATGATCGCCGCCTGCTCCCGCCGCGCCAAGGTGGAAGCCTTCAACTTCACCGGGGTCGCTATGTCGCGGGCCAATCTGCGTGAAGGTGTCATCTGGGTTCGCCCCGACGAGGACGAGCACAAAGAGACAACCCAGGAGATGGCGGAGGATTACATCCGCATGGCCTGCGCTGAAGTGAAATTCATGTCCAAGCCAAACACCTCTGGTGAGCAGACGCTCAACAAGAATATTCTGGTTGTAGGCGGTGGCGTCACCGGCATGAGCGCCGCGCTGGATGCGGCGGCGGCAGGCTACCCGGTTAACTTGGTAGAAAAGACCGGCGCCTTGGGCGGCCATGTGGCCAACTATTATAAAACCATCCCCAGCCGCTCCCCCTATGCCGATCCCCAGGATACCGGCATCGAGCAGATGATTGCCGACATTGAGGCCAATGACAGCATTACCGTCCACCTCAATTCAACTGTCGCCAAAACGGCAGGCGCACCGGGACGTTTCAGTGTAGACATCGCCACAGAATCAGGCGCCACCAACACTGTAAGCATCGGCGCCATCATTCAGGCGAGCGGCTTCAATCTCTACGATCCCAGTGAGCTGGCTCAGTACAACTACAGCAACAGCGCTGACATCGTCACCAACGGCGAACTGGAGCAACTGGCTAAAGCAGCTGACGGCGGACCAATCAAGCGCCCTTCCGACGGTAAAGAGGTAACAGCCGTTGCTTTTGTACAGAATGTCGGCCAGAACTCCACGGAAGAGGGGCAACTTCCCTATCACTCCGGTATCGGTGACCTGATCGCCATCAAACAGGCGATGTATTTCAAAGAGCTGAACGGCAACTGTGACACCACTATTCTGTTCGATAATCTGCGTGCCCCGGGCGCTGTGGGCGAGGATTTCTATCGTGCCGGCCAGGAGAAGATGGTTACATTCTCCAAGGGTGAGGTATCCGAGATTGTTCCCGGTGACACACTGACCGTGAAGTTCAAGGACCTGATCCTGAACGAAGAAACCTCGATGGACGCCGATCTGGTGGTACTGGATGTGGGCATGGTGCCCAACAGTGGACCGGATCCTTATGCCGAGCCAATGGAAGTTGAAGAGGGAAAGAAGACGGAAGAGGCTGCTGAAGCTGCAGCTCCTGAGGTCACCGTTGATTCGATTCTCAACCTTGACTACCGCCAGGGTACGGATCTGCCGCATCTGAAACATGGATTTACCGATTCCCACTTCATCTGCTTCCCTTACGAGACACGCCGCACCGGTATCTATGCCGCCGGTCCACTCCGCCGTCCGATGGACATCCGTCAGGCACGAGACGATGCTGCGGGTGCCGCCATGAAGGCTATCCAGGCTGCAGAAAATGCAGGCCAGGGCCAGGCAGCACATCCCCGCGCAGGTGATCTCTCTTTTCCAAGTTTCCGCAAAGAGGGTTGCACCCAGTGCAAACGCTGTACTGTGGAGTGTCCTTTCGGTGCTATTAACGAGGATGAAAAGGGCTATCCGCTGTTCAACGAGTCGCGCTGCCGCCGTTGCGGTACCTGCATGGGTGCCTGCCCGGTACGCGTTATCTCTTTCGAGAACTACTCCATCGATACCGTTGGCCAGCAGATCAAAGCCGTTGAGGTTCCTGAAGAGTGGGATGAGAAACCACGCATCCTGGTCCTCGCCTGTGAGAACGACGCCTATCCGGCGCTCGATCAGGCCTCAATGAATGGCATAGAGATCAACCCATGGGCTCGTATCATCCCAGTCCGCTGCCTAGGTTCTGTGAACCTCTCCTGGATCACCGACTCCCTCAACAACGGCTACGACGGCATTGTCCTTTTAGGCTGTTCCAAAGGCGATGACTACCAGTGCCACTTTGTGCGTGGATCTGCCATGGCTCATGAGCGTATGAGTAAGGTGGGTGACACCCTGCAGACGCTCAATCTTGAGCCTGAGCGGGTGGAAGTTTACGAAGTCGCCATCACTGACGTGGAGCGTGCTCCCAAGCTGATCAACGACATGGCCGAAACGGTCGCAAAGATCGGCCTGAGCCCGTTCAAGTTCTAA
- a CDS encoding 4Fe-4S dicluster domain-containing protein gives MSDLNTAMIEKYRNSFLLEVEANVEEGEWVKMCMQCGVCAGSCPLGNAWEHPPQEIFMMIRAGKREAVLSTDSMWMCTSCYNCIARCPRGLPITHIMHGLAHYAKRLGLAPKNQPTQKFAQLMWDNLTKKGRVNELKLGLSLYFMNGFSEGIKTSLKMKNIGINMLKTKRMSVVEAFGGHSVKDLAGFHKMIKKAQELEDARLEKNSK, from the coding sequence ATGAGTGATCTCAATACCGCAATGATTGAAAAGTATCGCAACAGCTTCCTGCTGGAAGTTGAGGCGAATGTAGAAGAGGGTGAATGGGTAAAGATGTGCATGCAGTGCGGCGTCTGTGCCGGCTCATGCCCTCTGGGTAATGCCTGGGAGCATCCGCCACAGGAGATCTTCATGATGATCCGTGCCGGAAAACGTGAAGCCGTGCTCTCAACCGACTCCATGTGGATGTGCACCTCCTGCTACAACTGTATCGCACGCTGCCCGCGCGGCCTGCCCATCACCCATATCATGCATGGCCTGGCACACTACGCCAAGCGTCTGGGCCTGGCTCCAAAAAATCAGCCAACCCAGAAGTTCGCCCAGCTGATGTGGGACAACCTGACCAAGAAGGGCCGGGTCAACGAGCTGAAACTAGGCCTATCTCTCTACTTCATGAATGGTTTTTCCGAAGGCATTAAAACCTCTCTGAAGATGAAAAATATCGGTATTAACATGCTCAAGACCAAGCGTATGAGTGTCGTTGAAGCTTTTGGCGGCCATAGCGTCAAAGACCTTGCCGGTTTTCATAAAATGATCAAGAAGGCGCAAGAGCTGGAAGATGCCCGCCTCGAAAAGAACAGTAAGTGA